In one window of Paraflavitalea soli DNA:
- a CDS encoding RagB/SusD family nutrient uptake outer membrane protein, whose amino-acid sequence MKSLYSIIIPLLLLLACTSGCQKSFLDRPSLSQITSDNFYQSTADLRLATAALYGGATWFDYNAFPYLTIGDVLSGNLLQPYNADLVQFTTFSITGDNNQLAATWRSFYKIVGQCNVTIKAFHDKAPASIPAKDINAALAEARFIRATVYFHLVQLWGAVPIIEDNTKLIDSSLLRRNLVSDVYKFIASDLTFAARNLPATDAAGRLTTWSAQGMLGKVYLTWAGLNQNLTRNQALLDSAKLYAGNVCNKSGLSLLPSYYNLFRTQFNDNPESLFALQWAPGVGYGLGNSLQAQFAPSGDVVTGGGGWGGAIGPTYDLYTLYTAQDSIRRKASFMLTGDLYSELNAAGGGYRATACNLKKHVVGTAADNNSPTMDLWSSIEHNALLRLADVYLIYAEAILGNNASTADGEALKYFNKVRTRAGVDPAPLLTADTLFRERRIELAYESQFWLDLVRLSYYNPQKAIDAINNQKRQLFTYSNGIATPTPYNVAITPATINTFTLPIPATELTADPKLSEPPVAYY is encoded by the coding sequence ATGAAATCATTATATAGCATTATTATTCCTCTACTGCTTTTGCTGGCGTGTACATCGGGTTGCCAAAAAAGCTTTCTCGATCGTCCGTCTTTATCACAGATCACTTCAGATAATTTTTATCAATCGACTGCCGATCTACGGCTGGCTACTGCAGCATTATATGGCGGCGCTACCTGGTTCGACTATAATGCTTTTCCTTATCTTACGATCGGGGATGTATTGAGCGGCAACCTGCTGCAGCCCTACAATGCCGACCTGGTACAATTCACTACGTTTTCGATCACGGGCGATAATAACCAGTTGGCTGCTACCTGGCGCAGTTTTTACAAGATCGTAGGTCAATGCAACGTTACCATCAAAGCTTTCCACGATAAAGCACCGGCATCAATACCGGCGAAAGACATCAATGCCGCACTGGCTGAAGCAAGATTTATCAGGGCCACTGTTTACTTTCACCTCGTTCAGTTGTGGGGGGCTGTGCCGATCATAGAGGATAACACCAAATTGATAGACTCGTCCTTGCTGCGGAGGAACCTTGTATCGGATGTCTATAAATTTATTGCTTCGGATCTGACCTTTGCAGCCAGGAACCTGCCGGCAACAGATGCAGCAGGCAGGCTGACCACCTGGTCGGCGCAGGGAATGCTTGGCAAAGTATACCTCACCTGGGCTGGTCTGAATCAGAACCTGACCCGCAACCAGGCCTTATTAGACAGCGCTAAGCTATATGCCGGAAATGTTTGTAACAAGAGTGGGTTATCGTTGCTTCCCAGCTATTATAATCTGTTCAGAACGCAGTTTAACGACAACCCTGAATCGCTTTTTGCCTTGCAATGGGCGCCTGGTGTAGGGTATGGGTTGGGCAATTCACTGCAGGCGCAGTTTGCGCCCAGCGGCGACGTGGTAACGGGTGGCGGCGGCTGGGGTGGCGCCATTGGTCCCACCTACGATCTGTATACTTTATATACAGCGCAGGACTCCATCCGGCGCAAAGCCTCTTTTATGCTTACGGGGGATCTTTATTCTGAACTGAATGCGGCAGGCGGAGGATACAGGGCAACTGCCTGTAATCTTAAAAAACATGTAGTGGGCACGGCAGCGGATAATAATTCACCCACGATGGACCTATGGTCCTCTATCGAGCACAATGCGCTGCTGCGCCTGGCCGATGTGTACCTGATATATGCCGAAGCTATTCTGGGCAATAATGCTTCTACAGCCGATGGAGAGGCGTTGAAATATTTTAATAAAGTGCGTACGAGGGCAGGAGTTGATCCGGCACCGCTACTTACAGCCGATACCCTTTTCAGGGAAAGAAGGATTGAACTAGCTTATGAAAGCCAGTTCTGGCTTGACCTGGTAAGGCTTTCCTATTACAACCCTCAAAAGGCTATTGATGCCATCAATAATCAAAAAAGGCAATTGTTTACTTACAGTAATGGTATTGCTACGCCTACGCCTTACAATGTAGCGATCACGCCGGCTACCATTAATACGTTTACGTTGCCCATACCAGCTACTGAGCTGACGGCCGATCCTAAATTGTCGGAACCACCTGTAGCCTATTATTGA